From Brassica rapa cultivar Chiifu-401-42 chromosome A06, CAAS_Brap_v3.01, whole genome shotgun sequence:
CACAACAGCCAATCAAAAACCTAACTTTTACAACGGAGAGAGAGAGCTTCCTTCGTCGTCTTAATCCGCATGTGAAATCCACCGTCGTCTACAAAAGAAAACAAGGACTAgaatgtaattaatattaaaatataggaagccaaaaataattttcaaattggGTCTAAAGTGATTAATGGCCTTAATGTAAGGCTCAATTATCATAATACAGCTTTTAAAACAGCTAACGACTCTCTCCCTTACATGCCTAAAGCGATTAGTGTAGGCGATGATTAACTTTATCATGATTGATAGGATATCATTAACCATGAAATTGTCTCCCTCAAACATCACATTCCTGCCTATAATCAGGATCAAATTCTGTCATGAGACACATGGATTTCAAAAATTCTCTCGTGACcctgttttaatttgtttttagttttcattaaaatttaaatacaaaataaggGAAAATAGCTAAAAGCCCAAacgattttgatttatttacaatTCATGCCCTTACTAGCCCCACCCATAAACCCGACCCATCTAAAACTCGGATCCTATTCTCCTAAATCCCTAAATCGTAACACAACTTCCCCACTTTCTTCATTTCACGATCTCTGAATATTTTGTTCTTCACTCATCAATTCCACCAGCGATAATGACATCTAAACTAAGATTcaccaagaaaaagaaagaatccccaccaaagaagaaaaagaaatccTCACCGACAAAGAAGAAGGAGGTTGAACCGGCTAAGAAGGAGATGACTTTGCCCACGGGAAAGAAGAAACGGGGTAGATCGTCTTCAGCAGAGGAACACGAAGCAGACGACGGCGGGTCGTCGTCTCAACCCACGAAGCGGCCGCGTCTTACTTCAAACCGTAACCCTAAAAATCTTCAATCTAATCCGGCTGCTGCTTCTGCTTCTCCTACTCAACCTGACAATGAGGAGACACCCTTAGGACCACCAGCAACATCAGAAGATCCTCCACCAACGAAGAGACAAAATCCGCCACACCAACAAGATCCTCCGGATGCATCTATTTCCCAGTCTTCCACGAAGGGCGGGACACCTTATTCGGAACAAGGAGACAATGAGGAAATGGGATCGCATGGTGAGCCTCCCAGATTACGAGAACCTAATGCTACAGAAGAGCAAATAATGGTAAGAAATCATTTTGAAGTCAGTTTTTGTAATATGTTAGAAcatagatatattatatatagatgtACTAGTAAACCTAGTTGTACTTAAAGATAAGTGTGACTTGTACAAATGAAGaagtttaatttgttttactaaTACAATATGAAATGAAATGTAAAATTGTATAACTGGTACAACTTCTTAAAAATTTAACTAACTAGAACATGACAATTTTACTCGTTTTATTAATACAACTGTAATATGTAAAACAAGTATCACTCATACATCTTGTAATTATCTAACTAGTGAAACTTGTACAACTGTTATTTGTATAACTAGTATTACTCGTACAACTAGCTAGAACCTATCTAATAAGTAATACTTGTACAACTATTATATGTATAACTTGTAGAACATATGTAACTAGTATAACTCGTACAACTGTCCTACGTTTACTTGTATAACTCGTACAACTAGAACATATGTAGCTACAAGTAAAACAAATCTAAGTAGTATAACTTGTACTACTGTTTTTGTATTACTTGTATAACTCGTACCACTTAAACAAATTTAAGTATACAACTTGTAATACTCGTACAACTACGACTGTAGCAGAACTTGTGTATTACTAGTATAACTCGTATATGTATAACTTGTGTTACTCGTACAACTAGAACTTGTATAACCAATATAACTTGTATTACCAGCACAACTCCTTAGTTTTCAGttgtattaatgttttttttttgtgtaggtAAAGGAGATGGCTGGAGGAGCAATCAAACCACACAAGTTTTACTTCAAACCAGCCGAATATGGGAAACCCTGTAAGCTCTCCTCAAGGTGTCATCAAACGAAGTTCATCAAGTTGATTGACAATTTTCATGCAACCGAGAAGAAGTGGTTTTATGCGCACCCACAGTTCAAGCATATTTTCCATATGGAGTGCTCCTCAAGGAGAAAGGTGATGGGATTGTGGATGTTACTGATTCGCACCATAAAAGTCGACAAGAAGAGACAGGCTTGGTTTGTGGTAAATGGGGTTCCCATTCGTTACTCCATCAGAGAACATGGTCTCATATCAGGACTATACTGCCACACTTATCCAGAAAACTATGAGAGCATTGGGAGTTTGAAGTTTGCTAAGAAGTACTTTCAGCAACCACCAAAGAAGAAGGGTGACGATCCTCCTGAACTAAAAGTGACAGCAGCTGATGTCCTAAAGAAGCTAAAGAAGATGAAATATGATGGTAGTCATGAACGGTTGAGGATGGCTGTGCTTTATTTCTTGGCCACAGTCATTTTTCAAAGATCAAGGTATGGAACCCCTATAGACCATTTTCTTCTCCGAATGGTTAATGATCTTAGGGTGTGCCACACGTTTCCATGGGGGCGTTTCACCTTTGATGACTCCTTGAAGGAGATAAAGCATATGGTGAAGCATTTTCGAGGAAAGATCCCAACTGTAAAGGCTTCTTGGACATTTCCTGGGTTTATCAACCCACTGGAGGTAATAATTGTTAACTGAATGGCATATAACATGTATAATTTGTTACTAATATGTTAGTTTAAAATGGTGTGCAGATATTGGCATTTGAAAGTATACAAGTGCTGAAGGaaaattttagagaaaatgTTGAAGAATTTGATGATAGCTGTCCAAGAATGTGCAAGTCGAGATTCCTAGCGAATGGGTCGTCAGGATATGCGTTGAGCGAGATATATGAGAAGCTCGGAGAAACAAAGGTGATACACTTGAAGTGAATTTTTGTGTCATTTTTTCAAGTCTTCATATTTTTACCTTAATGTGTgatattttggttaatttttcaGGAAATTTCTAATATTTTGAAACCAACTGGAAGCGAGACAGATCTATCAGTTGAGATCTTTGATGATGGGTTATGGGATGATGTTGACCTGGGAGATGATGGGGATATAGATGACCCAATTGTTGATGGTTGGAACAAGATTATTATCCATGACCAAGTAAAAATTCTTTGGGAGGATCTGTACAAGATGGATGTCAAAACTCGAAAGATAGAACACGAGCCTGAGAGGATTTGTGAAGAACTTGAGGGTCCGAGGGTGTGTGAGGAAACTGAGGCAGGATGTGAGAGTTTGGAAACAAGAGTTGCTCAGTTGGAAGAAAGCATGAAGGTGAGAGATGACATAATTGGTCAGTTGGAAGCAAGAATAAAGAGTATGGAAGATGACCGCAACCCGAGGGACAGATTTGGGAACATGGAGGACTTGTTTGATCATGATCGTTTTGACACTGGTGGAGGCCAAGAAAATGGTATAAATTATGATCTTATTTATTAGGGTCTGTTTTTAAGACAGATGATTaacctttatatatttttattttagatgatACTGATAAAGATGCCACAAAGGAGGGTGAGACTGAAACCGAGCAAATGGCAGAAGATGATGCTGATAAGGAGGCCACGAAGGATGGAGAGAATGAGCCTGAGAAAGAAAGTAAGGTTGATGCTGATAAGGAGGCCACAAAGGAGGGTGATAATGAACTCGAGGAGATGGCAGAAGATGATGCTGATAAGGAGGCCACAGAGGATGGAGAAAATGAGCATGAGAAAGATAGCCATGTTGATGCTGATAAGGAGGCCACAAAGGAAGGCGAGATTGAACCCGAGCAGATGGCAGAAGATGATACTGATAAGGAGGCCACGAAGGAGGTTGAGAATGACCCCGAGCACGCACTGCAAGGTAATGTATTTTATCGTAATTTTTATTGTAACTTAGCTGTGATctgattttaatatattttgcagAGGATCTTGAAGTGATGGTGGCGGCTGCAGAGAAGTTTGAGAAAGAAGTTGTGGAGAAGAAAGCTGCAGAGAAAGAAGTTGTGGAGAAGAAAGCTTGGGAGAAAGAATCTACGGATGAAATGGATGGAGATGCTGAAGAAGATTCaccgaagaagacgaagagggTGCCAAAGCCTTCTCGTATGAAGCAGTCTCCATATGTTGAGAAGTAATCTATGTGTTTCTTGTATTTTGAACATATAACTTTATGCTGCTTTTGGATGTTGGTGTTGCTTTTGCCAAACATAAGACTTGTGTTGCTGTTGTGAAACTTAAGACTTGGTGTTGCTTTTGTGAAACATAGAACTTGTGTGTTTCTGAT
This genomic window contains:
- the LOC103872846 gene encoding uncharacterized protein At3g43530, which translates into the protein MTSKLRFTKKKKESPPKKKKKSSPTKKKEVEPAKKEMTLPTGKKKRGRSSSAEEHEADDGGSSSQPTKRPRLTSNRNPKNLQSNPAAASASPTQPDNEETPLGPPATSEDPPPTKRQNPPHQQDPPDASISQSSTKGGTPYSEQGDNEEMGSHGEPPRLREPNATEEQIMVKEMAGGAIKPHKFYFKPAEYGKPCKLSSRCHQTKFIKLIDNFHATEKKWFYAHPQFKHIFHMECSSRRKVMGLWMLLIRTIKVDKKRQAWFVVNGVPIRYSIREHGLISGLYCHTYPENYESIGSLKFAKKYFQQPPKKKGDDPPELKVTAADVLKKLKKMKYDGSHERLRMAVLYFLATVIFQRSRYGTPIDHFLLRMVNDLRVCHTFPWGRFTFDDSLKEIKHMVKHFRGKIPTVKASWTFPGFINPLEILAFESIQVLKENFRENVEEFDDSCPRMCKSRFLANGSSGYALSEIYEKLGETKEISNILKPTGSETDLSVEIFDDGLWDDVDLGDDGDIDDPIVDGWNKIIIHDQVKILWEDLYKMDVKTRKIEHEPERICEELEGPRVCEETEAGCESLETRVAQLEESMKVRDDIIGQLEARIKSMEDDRNPRDRFGNMEDLFDHDRFDTGGGQENDDTDKDATKEGETETEQMAEDDADKEATKDGENEPEKESKVDADKEATKEGDNELEEMAEDDADKEATEDGENEHEKDSHVDADKEATKEGEIEPEQMAEDDTDKEATKEVENDPEHALQEDLEVMVAAAEKFEKEVVEKKAAEKEVVEKKAWEKESTDEMDGDAEEDSPKKTKRVPKPSRMKQSPYVEK